From a single Chlorocebus sabaeus isolate Y175 chromosome X, mChlSab1.0.hap1, whole genome shotgun sequence genomic region:
- the UPF3B gene encoding regulator of nonsense transcripts 3B isoform X1 — protein MKEEKEHRPKEKRVTLLTPAGATGSGGGTSGDSSKGEDKQDRNKEKKEALSKVVIRRLPPTLTKEQLQEHLQPMPEHDYFEFFSNDTSLYPHMYARAYINFKNQEDIILFRDRFDGYVFLDNKGQEYPAIVEFAPFQKAAKKKTKKRDTKVGTIDDDPEYRKFLESYATDNEKMTSTPETLLEEIEAKNRELIAKKTTPLLSFLKNKQRMREEKREERRRREIERKRQREEERRKWKEEEKRKRKDIEKLKKIDRIPERDKLKDEPKIKVHRFLLQAVNQKNLLKKPEKGDEKELDKREKAKKLDKENLSDERASGQSCTLPKRSDSELKDEKPKRPEDESGRDYREREREYERDQERILRERERLKRQEEERRRQKERYEKEKTFKRKEEEMKKEKDTLRDKGKKAESTESIGSSEKTEKKEEVVKRDRIRNKDRPAMQLYQPGARSRNRLCPPDDSTKSGDSAAERKQESGISHRKEGGEE, from the exons atgaaggaagagaaggagcacAGGCCTAAGGAGAAGCGAGTAACCTTGTTAACCCCCGCCGGGGCCACAGGCAGCGGTGGTGGGACCTCGGGGGACAGCTCCAAGGGGGAAGATAAGCAGGATCGcaacaaggagaagaaagaagcgCTGAGCAAG GTGGTAATTCGAAGATTACCTCCCACTTTGACCAAGGAGCAGCTTCAGGAACATCTTCAACCTATGCCTGAGCAtgattattttgagtttttttctaatgatacgag TTTGTATCCTCATATGTATGCCAGAGCATACATCAACTTTAAAAACCAAGAGGACATTATTTTGTTCAGGGATCGCTTTGATGGTTATGTATTCCTTGACAATAAAG gtCAGGAATATCCCGCTATAGTAGAATTTGCACCTTTTCAAAAAGCTGCAAAAAAGAAGACTAAGAAAAGAGATACCAAAGTCGGGACTATCGATGATG ATCCAGAATATAGAAAGTTTTTGGAAAGTTATGCCACAGATAATGAGAAAATGACATCTACTCCGGAGACACTGCTAGAGGAAATAGAAGCAAAAAATAGAGAATTAATAG CTAAAAAGACAACCCCACTTTTGagcttcctgaaaaacaaacAG agaatgagagaagaaaagagagaagaaaggaggaggagagaaatagaaagaaaaagacaaagagaagaagagaggaggaaatggaaagaagaagagaaacgAAAAAGGAAAGATATAGAAAAGTTAAAGAAGATAGACAGAATTCCAGAAAGGGACAAATTAAAGGATGAACCAAAGATTAAG GTACACAGGTTTCTGTTACAAGCTGTGAATCAGAAAAAT ctgctcaagaagccagaaaaaggagatgaaaaagaattggacaaaagagaaaaagccaaGAAATTGGACAAAGAGAATCTCAGTGATGAAAGAGCCAGTGGGCAAAGTTGTACATTGCCCAAGCGTTCTGATAGTGAACTTAAAGATGAAAAACCAAAGAG ACCTGAAGATGAGAGTGGCAGAGACTACAGGGAGAGAGAACGGGAATATGAACGAGATCAGGAGCGCATTCTTCGAGAAAGAGAGAGGCTGAAGCGGCAAGAAGAAGAGCGCCGTAGGCAGAAGGAGCGCTATGAGAAAGAGAAGacttttaagagaaaagaagaagaaatgaaaaaagagaaagacacacTTCGGGATAAAGGAAAGAAGGCTGAAAGTACAGAATCAATAGGCAGctcagaaaaaactgaaaagaaagaagaagtagtCAAGAGAGATCGAATAAGAAACAAG GATCGTCCAGCGATGCAGCTTTATCAACCAGGAGCTCGAAGCCGAAATCGACTCTGTCCCCCTGATGACAGCACCAAGTCTGGAGATTCAGCAGCAGAAAGGAAGCAGGAAAGTGGTATTAGCCatagaaaagaaggaggagaggagtgA
- the UPF3B gene encoding regulator of nonsense transcripts 3B isoform X2 produces the protein MKEEKEHRPKEKRVTLLTPAGATGSGGGTSGDSSKGEDKQDRNKEKKEALSKVVIRRLPPTLTKEQLQEHLQPMPEHDYFEFFSNDTSLYPHMYARAYINFKNQEDIILFRDRFDGYVFLDNKGQEYPAIVEFAPFQKAAKKKTKKRDTKVGTIDDDPEYRKFLESYATDNEKMTSTPETLLEEIEAKNRELIAKKTTPLLSFLKNKQRMREEKREERRRREIERKRQREEERRKWKEEEKRKRKDIEKLKKIDRIPERDKLKDEPKIKLLKKPEKGDEKELDKREKAKKLDKENLSDERASGQSCTLPKRSDSELKDEKPKRPEDESGRDYREREREYERDQERILRERERLKRQEEERRRQKERYEKEKTFKRKEEEMKKEKDTLRDKGKKAESTESIGSSEKTEKKEEVVKRDRIRNKDRPAMQLYQPGARSRNRLCPPDDSTKSGDSAAERKQESGISHRKEGGEE, from the exons atgaaggaagagaaggagcacAGGCCTAAGGAGAAGCGAGTAACCTTGTTAACCCCCGCCGGGGCCACAGGCAGCGGTGGTGGGACCTCGGGGGACAGCTCCAAGGGGGAAGATAAGCAGGATCGcaacaaggagaagaaagaagcgCTGAGCAAG GTGGTAATTCGAAGATTACCTCCCACTTTGACCAAGGAGCAGCTTCAGGAACATCTTCAACCTATGCCTGAGCAtgattattttgagtttttttctaatgatacgag TTTGTATCCTCATATGTATGCCAGAGCATACATCAACTTTAAAAACCAAGAGGACATTATTTTGTTCAGGGATCGCTTTGATGGTTATGTATTCCTTGACAATAAAG gtCAGGAATATCCCGCTATAGTAGAATTTGCACCTTTTCAAAAAGCTGCAAAAAAGAAGACTAAGAAAAGAGATACCAAAGTCGGGACTATCGATGATG ATCCAGAATATAGAAAGTTTTTGGAAAGTTATGCCACAGATAATGAGAAAATGACATCTACTCCGGAGACACTGCTAGAGGAAATAGAAGCAAAAAATAGAGAATTAATAG CTAAAAAGACAACCCCACTTTTGagcttcctgaaaaacaaacAG agaatgagagaagaaaagagagaagaaaggaggaggagagaaatagaaagaaaaagacaaagagaagaagagaggaggaaatggaaagaagaagagaaacgAAAAAGGAAAGATATAGAAAAGTTAAAGAAGATAGACAGAATTCCAGAAAGGGACAAATTAAAGGATGAACCAAAGATTAAG ctgctcaagaagccagaaaaaggagatgaaaaagaattggacaaaagagaaaaagccaaGAAATTGGACAAAGAGAATCTCAGTGATGAAAGAGCCAGTGGGCAAAGTTGTACATTGCCCAAGCGTTCTGATAGTGAACTTAAAGATGAAAAACCAAAGAG ACCTGAAGATGAGAGTGGCAGAGACTACAGGGAGAGAGAACGGGAATATGAACGAGATCAGGAGCGCATTCTTCGAGAAAGAGAGAGGCTGAAGCGGCAAGAAGAAGAGCGCCGTAGGCAGAAGGAGCGCTATGAGAAAGAGAAGacttttaagagaaaagaagaagaaatgaaaaaagagaaagacacacTTCGGGATAAAGGAAAGAAGGCTGAAAGTACAGAATCAATAGGCAGctcagaaaaaactgaaaagaaagaagaagtagtCAAGAGAGATCGAATAAGAAACAAG GATCGTCCAGCGATGCAGCTTTATCAACCAGGAGCTCGAAGCCGAAATCGACTCTGTCCCCCTGATGACAGCACCAAGTCTGGAGATTCAGCAGCAGAAAGGAAGCAGGAAAGTGGTATTAGCCatagaaaagaaggaggagaggagtgA